The genome window CTTTCGAGTAATTCAACAAATAAAGAAGAAACTCTCGCTGCAGAATTATGTTTGGAATACAAAGCGGTAACGGGCTGCAGTTTTTGTCCAAAATGAATCAGCTCCGCCACATAATTCCGAATCAAATCGTATTTGTACACATAATCAGAATTGATTTCCTGATGTATCTTTTTGAAAATCAAATCGATTTCAGCAACTTCTTCCTCAGTCAGCTGAAAAACCGGATAACCGTCTGTTTGAAAAATAGGCAGTTTATCCAGATCCATTCCCGTTTTATCCTTGGTAAAAAACTGATTGGTAAAAACACAAAAATGCCCAGACTGCTGCATGTCCAAAGGAAGATAATTATATGGAATTTTTGGAGTTGCAAATAAAAGAGCATACTGGTCAACCTCGATTACCTTGTTGGCATACTCCACCCTGTTTTTGCCACGAATCAGACTTATTTTATAATAGGCTCTCTTGTCATAAGGCATGCAGGATTTTCCATTCAGCCTCTCATAAAGTTCCTTGATATTAAAAACATTAAAGTGTCCAACTTCTTTTTGAATCCCATTAGGCAGCAGCAATGCGTTCTTTTCTATAAAATATTCTGAAGAAATGTCTTCGTAAAAGTTTTCTATTGATCTTGATTTCATTAGGAATGTATTTGTAAAAATCAAATATAGGGATTTACAAAGAAAATATTTTCAAATAGAAGTATTAAAAAATTGAATTGATTTTAAATCTAATTTAAAAAAAAGCTCAGAATAATCTAAATATTATTTACACTTACTTTTTGAGTTGAATAAATCAAAGTGTATTTTTTTAAACATGTTTTAATTCAAAACTGTAATGGTATCCGATTAATTTTTTACCATCCTCATAATTTCTAATCCATGCTTCTTCCTCATGACTTAATTTGACAATTTCATTTCTAGAAATACCATTAAATCTTTTTACAATCTCTTCTAAGGTATTCACTTCAGACTCGCTAAAATAGTCTGAGTTAAATATTCTGTTTTCAATAGGTTTAAACTCTTCACCACAATAGCCAT of Flavobacterium marginilacus contains these proteins:
- a CDS encoding helix-turn-helix domain-containing protein; amino-acid sequence: MKSRSIENFYEDISSEYFIEKNALLLPNGIQKEVGHFNVFNIKELYERLNGKSCMPYDKRAYYKISLIRGKNRVEYANKVIEVDQYALLFATPKIPYNYLPLDMQQSGHFCVFTNQFFTKDKTGMDLDKLPIFQTDGYPVFQLTEEEVAEIDLIFKKIHQEINSDYVYKYDLIRNYVAELIHFGQKLQPVTALYSKHNSAARVSSLFVELLERQFPIESSRQRLELKSAKDFAARLSIHVNHLNKVLKENTGKTTTELISERLIQEAKTLLKETDWNISEIAYSLGFEELAHFSNFFKKQTALSPLSFRV